In Methanofervidicoccus sp. A16, the sequence CTTACATACCCATATTGAGGTACCTACTCTCTTCAACTTTTGGAATCCGCAAACAGGACATTTATAACTTTTCTTCTGTTTTATCTCTACGTCTCTTACTCTTACTCTAATTTTTCTACCGTATCTTGGTCCAAATCTCCCTGCTGGTCCTACCTTCTTTGTATGACTGAACCTTGCCATATCTCCCACCTTCTACTTTCTACTTTTTACAACTTTCTTAAAAGTTTTGTTTGAACGTTACCCTTTGTAAGTTTGTTTAAATGAGAGTAGAACTCTCCCTCTATTCCACTGGGGATCTCTATTATAAATATAAGGGAGCCGTCCCCCTGCCACTCCTCCTCCTTTACAGTACCGAACTCACGGAGGGAGTAGTACACTGCGGAGGCATATTCAGGAGGAACTTTAACTGCTATCTCCCTTCTCTCAAACTTTATAGGTATTATCTTTTTAAGTTCTTTCATAATATGGGGGATTTGCTCCTCGGCAGACTTGTAGATGTCTATATTCACCCTCGCCTCCTCTAAAGCCTTCTCAATTCTCTTTGGAGGATGAGGGGTGCCAGTTTGTGGATTTATCGTGTTTCTAGCAATTATAGAAATTATCTGTTTCTTCTTTTTTTCCTTAATCTCTCTTCTCTGTTGGGCAGTAAGTTGAACAGTACCTTTAGTTATGATCTTCCTAGCAATTTCGTATATATCTGTAGTTCCAAAAACCTTTTTTAGAAGTTCTTCCGAGGTTTTCTCCCCCTTATTGGCATCCCTATAAACAGCCTCAGAGGCAAGTACCTCCGACATATCTACAGATTGACCTTCTTTTAATTTAGCCGCCAGGTAAGGATCTACCAGTATTTCAAACTTCTCCCCATGAGATTGAAACCTGGCAATAACCGCCTTATCCAACGATACCATACTAATCCCCTTTTTATTTATATACCTTTCGATTAACAGTATTAACAATAAAATAAAAAATTTAATATAAAAATTCTAATTATTCTATATTCTTATTCTCATCTCCTTTATCTTCCTTATCACTTTCCTCTTTCTCCTTTTCCTTCTCTTCAGCCTCAATAAGTTCTTTAGCCTTTTTCACAAGTTTTTCAATCTTTTCACAATCTATCTTTTCCATCATCTTAGTATCTGCCCTGATTACTGCCATATCTACGTTCTTTGGATTCAACTCATCCTTAGAGACTTTATATAATGTATATATAGCTAACTCCATAGCCTCATCTACAGATATGTCCTCTCTATACTTCTCCTCGAGGATATCCATTGCTAAAGATCTACCTGAACCTATTGCTGAAGCCTTATATTCTATCAGGGCTCCACTGGGATCTGTTTCAAACAACCTGGAACTGTGTCTATCTATACCTGCAATTAGTAGAGATACTCCGAAGGGCCTAACCCCTCCATGTTGTGTATAAACCTGCTTTATATCACTGATCCTCTTAGCAAGAGCCTCAACTGTTATAGGCTCACCGTAGGTTACTCTATTTATCTGAGCCTCTAACCTAGCCCTGTCTATCAGTACCCTTGCATCTGCCACAAGTCCAGAGGTTGCAGCCATTATATGATCATCTATCTGAAATATCTTCTCTACAGAACATACCTCTATTAACTTACTTGTAACCCTTCTATCTACTGCCAGTATTACTCCATCCTTACATCTAATACCTATGGCAGTTGTACCTCGCCTAACAGCCTCTCTT encodes:
- the rpl37A gene encoding 50S ribosomal protein L37Ae, with amino-acid sequence MARFSHTKKVGPAGRFGPRYGRKIRVRVRDVEIKQKKSYKCPVCGFQKLKRVGTSIWVCKKCGAKMAGGAYTPETGAGRIVTKAIRRVIEKRSREI
- a CDS encoding ribosome assembly factor SBDS translates to MVSLDKAVIARFQSHGEKFEILVDPYLAAKLKEGQSVDMSEVLASEAVYRDANKGEKTSEELLKKVFGTTDIYEIARKIITKGTVQLTAQQRREIKEKKKKQIISIIARNTINPQTGTPHPPKRIEKALEEARVNIDIYKSAEEQIPHIMKELKKIIPIKFERREIAVKVPPEYASAVYYSLREFGTVKEEEWQGDGSLIFIIEIPSGIEGEFYSHLNKLTKGNVQTKLLRKL
- the psmA gene encoding archaeal proteasome endopeptidase complex subunit alpha, with the translated sequence MQLVPAAGYDRAITVFSPEGRLYQVEYAREAVRRGTTAIGIRCKDGVILAVDRRVTSKLIEVCSVEKIFQIDDHIMAATSGLVADARVLIDRARLEAQINRVTYGEPITVEALAKRISDIKQVYTQHGGVRPFGVSLLIAGIDRHSSRLFETDPSGALIEYKASAIGSGRSLAMDILEEKYREDISVDEAMELAIYTLYKVSKDELNPKNVDMAVIRADTKMMEKIDCEKIEKLVKKAKELIEAEEKEKEKEESDKEDKGDENKNIE